One part of the Ochotona princeps isolate mOchPri1 chromosome 3, mOchPri1.hap1, whole genome shotgun sequence genome encodes these proteins:
- the LOC101516956 gene encoding mitochondrial import receptor subunit TOM5 homolog, with protein MFPMEGLVRKLDPDEGKRGICDDVLSSIRNFLIYVALRQVTLFILKKLSSI; from the coding sequence ATGTTCCCAATGGAGGGCCTGGTGCGGAAGCTGGACCCAGATGAGGGGAAGCGAGGGATATGCGACGATGTCCTCTCCTCCATACGTAACTTCCTCATCTACGTGGCCCTGCGGCAAGTCAccctgtttattttaaagaagttGAGCAGCATCTGA